The following coding sequences lie in one Hyalangium ruber genomic window:
- a CDS encoding RNA polymerase sigma factor: MSNDKSGHGAGEFATKRRKWLLLQARNVCRNESDAEDLVQESLLRFIQVFGKMNALPEDRICESWLVTTLNNLFFDQCRRRKVQANGAKDPTLSDEALVVQEPAAQPVYDAVTDEQFAKALQALSPKIRATFELHAAGKKYQDISRSLDIPIGTVAKRLHDARAKLRELLGRSTTPGVH, translated from the coding sequence ATGAGCAACGATAAGAGCGGACACGGGGCGGGGGAGTTCGCCACGAAGCGCAGGAAGTGGCTCCTCCTCCAGGCGCGCAATGTGTGCCGCAACGAGAGTGACGCGGAGGACCTCGTGCAGGAGTCCCTCCTGCGCTTCATCCAGGTCTTCGGGAAGATGAATGCGCTCCCCGAGGACCGGATCTGTGAGTCGTGGCTGGTCACCACCCTCAACAATCTCTTCTTCGACCAGTGTCGGAGGAGGAAGGTGCAAGCCAACGGTGCGAAGGACCCCACCTTGAGCGACGAGGCGCTGGTGGTGCAGGAACCCGCCGCGCAGCCGGTGTACGACGCGGTCACCGACGAGCAGTTCGCCAAGGCTCTCCAGGCGCTGAGCCCGAAGATTCGAGCCACCTTCGAGCTGCATGCGGCCGGAAAGAAGTACCAAGACATCTCGCGTTCTTTGGACATCCCCATCGGAACCGTCGCCAAGCGGCTGCATGACGCCCGCGCGAAGCTGCGGGAGCTCCTTGGGCGCAGCACCACCCCGGGAGTGCACTGA
- a CDS encoding class I SAM-dependent methyltransferase, with the protein MATPQGKHPPENPAGMFENRLRKNARHFRKWARARGLTCFRIYDRDIPEYPYAVDIYGERVHLVEYPRRRALQSGTVEGQREEVLASVAEVLEVSPEHIYVKTHTPQPWGRKQYERVGHDSERLVVEEQGLKFWVNLGDYLDTGLFMDHRLTRARVREEAQGKRFLNLFAYTGAFTVYAAAGGAARTVTVDLSNTYLDWAEENLALNGLADARHSLVRADVLPWLEAQADEPDRYELIVCDPPSFSTSKRMSGSFNVQRDHPRLLAAIRAVLAPGGVLYFSNNFQGFTLNPSAARDLAVEELTPASIPEDFQRKEIHRCWRMVRAPR; encoded by the coding sequence ATGGCTACTCCACAGGGTAAGCACCCCCCTGAGAATCCAGCAGGTATGTTCGAGAATCGGCTGCGCAAGAACGCCCGGCACTTTCGCAAGTGGGCGCGCGCGCGTGGCCTCACCTGCTTTCGCATCTATGACCGGGACATCCCCGAGTACCCCTATGCCGTGGACATCTATGGCGAGCGGGTCCACCTCGTGGAATACCCCCGCCGCCGGGCCCTGCAGAGCGGCACCGTGGAGGGCCAGCGCGAGGAGGTGCTCGCCTCGGTGGCGGAGGTGCTGGAGGTTTCCCCCGAGCACATCTACGTCAAGACGCACACGCCCCAGCCCTGGGGCCGCAAACAGTACGAGCGCGTGGGGCACGACAGCGAGCGCCTCGTGGTGGAGGAGCAGGGCCTGAAGTTCTGGGTGAACCTCGGGGACTACCTCGACACCGGCCTCTTCATGGACCACCGACTCACCCGCGCGCGCGTCCGCGAGGAGGCCCAGGGCAAGCGCTTCCTCAACCTCTTCGCGTACACGGGCGCCTTCACTGTCTACGCCGCCGCGGGCGGCGCGGCGCGCACGGTGACCGTGGACCTGTCCAACACGTACCTCGATTGGGCCGAGGAGAACCTCGCCCTCAATGGGCTGGCGGACGCGCGCCACAGCCTCGTCCGCGCCGACGTGCTGCCCTGGCTGGAGGCCCAGGCGGACGAGCCGGACCGCTACGAGCTCATCGTCTGCGACCCTCCGTCCTTCTCCACCTCCAAGCGCATGAGCGGCAGCTTCAACGTCCAGCGAGACCACCCTCGCCTGCTGGCCGCCATCCGTGCCGTGCTCGCTCCCGGGGGCGTCCTCTACTTCTCGAACAACTTCCAGGGCTTCACGCTCAACCCGTCCGCCGCGCGGGACCTGGCCGTGGAAGAGCTGACCCCCGCCTCCATCCCCGAGGACTTCCAGCGCAAGGAGATCCACCGCTGCTGGCGCATGGTCCGAGCCCCCAGATAA
- a CDS encoding UdgX family uracil-DNA binding protein (This protein belongs to the uracil DNA glycosylase superfamily, members of which act in excision repair of DNA. However, it belongs more specifically to UdgX branch, whose founding member was found to bind uracil in DNA (where it does not belong), without cleaving it, appears to promote DNA repair by a pathway involving RecA, rather than base excision.): protein MPKRPSAQETAAPLIPQSPTLDKLREAAAGCRACPLWKTGTQTVFGEREGRPQAGPRVMFVGEQPGDQEDKAGKPFVGPSGRLLNEALETVGIDRRQVYVTNTVKHFKWEAHGKRRLHAKPSYGEIRACKPWLEAEIRVFRPDVIVCLGATAAQALLGKDFRVTRQRGQPLPSEYARVVVATVHPSSILRAPSAEDRRQQLAAFIQDLNGVARVLRDLDAREGVSAHP from the coding sequence ATGCCCAAACGTCCCTCTGCCCAGGAAACCGCTGCCCCCCTCATTCCCCAATCCCCCACGTTGGACAAGCTTCGTGAAGCGGCCGCGGGCTGCCGGGCGTGCCCACTGTGGAAGACCGGAACCCAGACCGTCTTCGGCGAGCGGGAGGGGCGCCCCCAAGCGGGTCCCCGCGTCATGTTCGTCGGGGAGCAGCCGGGCGACCAGGAGGACAAGGCCGGCAAGCCCTTCGTGGGCCCGTCCGGACGGCTGCTCAATGAGGCGCTGGAGACGGTCGGCATCGACCGGCGGCAGGTCTACGTCACCAACACGGTGAAGCACTTCAAGTGGGAGGCGCACGGCAAGCGGCGCCTGCACGCCAAGCCGAGCTACGGAGAGATTCGCGCCTGCAAGCCGTGGCTGGAGGCGGAGATCCGCGTCTTCCGACCGGACGTCATCGTCTGCCTGGGCGCCACGGCGGCGCAGGCGCTGCTGGGCAAGGACTTCCGGGTGACGCGCCAGCGCGGGCAGCCCCTGCCGTCCGAGTACGCACGCGTGGTGGTAGCCACCGTTCACCCGTCGTCCATCCTCCGGGCGCCCAGTGCCGAGGATCGACGCCAGCAACTCGCGGCGTTCATCCAAGACCTGAATGGGGTGGCCCGGGTGCTCCGCGACCTGGACGCAAGGGAGGGGGTATCCGCGCACCCCTGA